Proteins encoded together in one Papaver somniferum cultivar HN1 unplaced genomic scaffold, ASM357369v1 unplaced-scaffold_117, whole genome shotgun sequence window:
- the LOC113329558 gene encoding uncharacterized protein LOC113329558 isoform X2 produces the protein MPNPLRKSTSSSKNSSSASEKGSSCLDNKNEEDDEKKRKKKKKLSAAKYRAILLKTQGKGEEDEKSDEKKKKKLIIRFKVGNNVLTQFGVKEEKVVAGDSNEVEQGGLNCTIGRSKSPNLGNVCVICKLGGSGIGMLLECSSKGCKKNYHLKCVDSPLKDVPPGDWHCACCEHSLPGAVESNLDALETELADSEGVDATKNNLCNKNDSNDGVEKLKEKPTRVVTSSKFVEYWVPVKLSNVQLEQYCNILLSNSALLYSCSKKDTVEALRDVLISTRKCCDHPYFVNPSLQKILTKGLSEAEYLKFGIKASGKLQVLDKILSVTKKQGLRVVIIFQSNVGSSGFTLGDVLDDVVHRRCGVDSYVRVDRGLIVSDEQFTKTKQTAMNRFNNKDTGRIVFLLDRRACHPSVKLSSVDIVILYDSDLNPYNDLKVLQKISIHSQHEQLKLFRLYSICTLEEMVLVNAKQNVTVDAQNLSRSTIHQMLRWGASYIFRQLVEFHRSSSSSGSIFSFKRLVKELFGPLPQEGGSPGTNSSSIVVKVSQTRGTYSSDASLPGELEMQSVDEELPHVFWEKLLNRTTPKWRYLPDASLSQRTRKRVQYFEGSLEETDFDYANVPKKRRTTVLPGASGTSGGVCSQFLPSPKVPTGAARFRKATTSSVPATFICESDEIPVQQELEGEIKESQQSCQTVLPLPSEPPKASSEIPEWAKVLEPVRKLPTNVGARIRECVHKALDKGPPEWAKKILQHCISREVYKGNASGPTKKAVVSVLTRVAYKVSHRKPVVVIKKKKLQNGSQSGNITSQQAEHPRQLPATDKHAELDSHDVVEPLEAILQLPIMSMDKSRSESGRCVSDSRSMGGVPDSINHPRQSAPVTSSRTSQSLLHHDPFLNESARIRKDQVGLVINSAPQPTYNDALQDAMHQQPMIIDTCVGGSVTRVSDFGSLGVIPDCVSHPLPIAPMTSSQTLPQDDPLLHELARLCQEGEQVVKFHEDLKTQIRSDFFREVQETNKKYSKLHLDNDTAFAQTMNTLHTYHNIFLMNEMLAKCFRDKTL, from the exons ATGCCTAACCCATTGAGAAAATCTACTTCTAGTTCTAAAAACTCCTCCTCCGCTTCAGAGAAGGGTTCAAGTTGTTTAGACaacaaaaatgaagaagatgacgagaagaagaggaagaagaagaagaaattgagtgCAGCTAAGTACAGAGCAATTTTACTCAAGACCCAAGGAAAGGGGGAGGAGGATGAGAAATCAG atgagaagaagaagaagaagctgataaTACGTTTTAAAGTGGGGAATAATGTATTGACTCAATTTGGGGTTAAGGAGGAGAAAGTAGTAGCTGGTGATTCTAATGAAGTTGAGCAGGGAGGCCTAAATTGCACTATTGGAAGAAGCAAAAGCCCTAATCTTGGTAATGTTTGTGTCATCTGCAAGCTTGGTGGAAGTGGAATCGGAATGCTCTT AGAATGCAGCAGCAAGGGTTGCAAAAAGAACTATCATCTCAAATGTGTTGATTCACCCCTGAAGGATGTGCCACCTGGTGATTGGCATTGTGCCTGTTGTGAGCATTCTTTGCCTGGAGCAGTAGAATCCAATTTGGATGCCTTAGAAACGGAATTGGCAGATTCTGAAGGGGTGGATGCAACTAAAAATAATTTATGCAATAAGAATGATTCTAATGATGGCGTTGAGAAGCTGAAGGAGAAGCCTACACGTGTTGTTACGTCTTCCAAGTTTGTAGAATATTGGGTTCCTGTCAAACTTTCCAATGTTCAGCTTGAGCAGTATTGCAACATCTTACTTTCTAATTCAGCATTGCTTTATTCATGCTCAAAAAAAGATACCGTGGAGGCTCTTCGTGATGTTCTTATTTCTACCAGGAAG TGTTGCGACCATCCGTATTTTGTGAATCCTTCTTTGCAGAAAATTCTCACGAAAGGTCTGTCAGAAGCCGAGTACTTGAAGTTTGGAATAAAAGCAAGTGGCAAACTACAAGTACTTGATAAGATTCTTTCAGTGACAAAAAAACAAGGCTTAAGAGTAGTAATTATTTTTCAG TCAAATGTTGGCTCTAGTGGATTCACTTTGGGGGACGTCTTAGATGATGTTGTGCATCGAAGATGTGGTGTAGATTCCTACGTACGTGTTGATCGTGGATTGATCGTGTCAGATGAGCAATTTACCAAGACGAAGCAAACTGCCATGAACAGGTTCAATAATAAGGATACAGGGAGAATTGTGTTTTTACTAGATCGCCGTGCTTGCCACCCAAGCGTTAAGCTATCATCAGTAGATATTGTAATTCTATATGACAGCGATTTGAACCCGTACAATGATCTAAAAGTTCTGCAGAAGATCTCAATTCACTCACAGCATGAACAGTTGAAACTGTTCCGTTTATATTCAATATGCACCTTGGAAGAAATGGTTCTAGTTAATGCTAAGCAAAATGTGACTGTTGATGCACAGAATTTAAGCCGTTCCACAATTCATCAAATGCTTAGATGGGGTGCTTCGTATATATTCAGACAATTGGTTGAGTTCCATCGTTCCTCTTCATCCTCTGGTTCAATCTTTTCTTTTAAGCGTTTGGTGAAAGAATTATTTGGTCCGCTGCCTCAGGAAGGTGGAAGCCCTGGTACAAACAGTTCCTCGATTGTGGTGAAAGTTAGTCAAACTCGAGGGACATATTCTAGTGATGCTTCTCTACCTGGTGAGCTGGAGATGCAGTCAGTTGACGAAGAGCTCCCTCATGTCTTTTGGGAAAAACTACTGAATAGGACGACACCGAAGTGGAGATACTTACCTGATGCATCCTTATCCCAGAGGACCCGAAAACGAGTTCAATATTTTGAAGGCTCATTAGAAGAGACAGACTTTGACTATGCTAATGTTCCGAAGAAGAGAAGGACGACGGTTCTCCCTG GAGCATCTGGAACTTCAGGTGGTGTTTGCTCTCAATTTCTTCCAAGCCCTAAAGTTCCAACTGGTGCTGCTCGTTTTCGTAAAGCTACAACCTCTAGCGTACCTGCAACCTTTATATGTGAGTCTGATGAAATACCTGTTCAGCAAGAGTTGGAAGGAGAAATCAAAGAAAGCCAGCAAAGCTGTCAAACGGTTCTTCCACTTCCCTCTGAGCCTCCTAAAGCAAGCAGCGAAATCCCAGAGTGGGCTAAAGTCTTGGAACCTGTAAGAAAGCTACCCACAAATGTCGGAGCCAGGATTAGGGAGTGTGTCCACAAGGCGTTGGATAAAGGTCCCCCGGAATGGGCGAAGAAAATATTGCAGCACTGTATCAGTAGGGAAGTGTATAAGGGCAATGCATCAGGGCCTACAAAG AAAGCTGTTGTATCCGTGCTTACACGTGTGGCTTACAAAGTTTCACACAGGAAACCTGTGGTagtcatcaaaaagaaaaagctaCAGAATGGCTCCCAATCTGGGAATATCACTTCCCAACAAGCTGAACATCCAAGGCAACTACCAGCCACTGATAAGCATGCTGAGTTAGATTCTCATGATGTTGTTGAGCCACTGGAAGCGATTCTTCAACTACCCATTATGTCGATGGACAAATCTCGAAGTGAAAGTGGTAGATGTGTATCAGATTCCAGAAGCATGGGAGGTGTTCCAGATTCCATTAATCATCCTCGGCAAAGTGCTCCTGTTACTTCTTCTAGGACTTCACAGTCTCTGCTCCATCATGACCCTTTTTTAAATGAATCTGCACGAATCCGTAAGGACCAAGTTGGGTTAGTAATTAACTCAGCTCCGCAGCCTACTTACAATGATGCTTTGCAAGACGCAATGCATCAGCAACCAATGATTATAGACACATGTGTAGGTGGAAGTGTTACACGTGTATCAGATTTCGGAAGCTTGGGAGTTATTCCAGACTGCGTTAGTCATCCTTTACCAATTGCTCCTATGACTTCTTCTCAGACTCTTCCGCAGGATGACCCTCTTTTACATGAATTGGCAAGACTTTGCCAAGAAGGAGAGCAAGTTGTGAAATTCCACGAAGATTTG AAAACGCAAATCAGATCTGATTTTTTCAGGGAGGTGCAAGAGACTAATAAAAAATACAGCAAGCTTCATCTTGATAATGATACTGcatttgctcagacgatgaaTACACTTCACACATATCATAACATATTCCTCATGAATGAGATGTTAGCCAAGTGTTTTAGGGACAAAACGCTCTAA
- the LOC113329558 gene encoding uncharacterized protein LOC113329558 isoform X1 encodes MPNPLRKSTSSSKNSSSASEKGSSCLDNKNEEDDEKKRKKKKKLSAAKYRAILLKTQGKGEEDEKSDEKKKKKLIIRFKVGNNVLTQFGVKEEKVVAGDSNEVEQGGLNCTIGRSKSPNLGNVCVICKLGGSGIGMLLECSSKGCKKNYHLKCVDSPLKDVPPGDWHCACCEHSLPGAVESNLDALETELADSEGVDATKNNLCNKNDSNDGVEKLKEKPTRVVTSSKFVEYWVPVKLSNVQLEQYCNILLSNSALLYSCSKKDTVEALRDVLISTRKCCDHPYFVNPSLQKILTKGLSEAEYLKFGIKASGKLQVLDKILSVTKKQGLRVVIIFQSNVGSSGFTLGDVLDDVVHRRCGVDSYVRVDRGLIVSDEQFTKTKQTAMNRFNNKDTGRIVFLLDRRACHPSVKLSSVDIVILYDSDLNPYNDLKVLQKISIHSQHEQLKLFRLYSICTLEEMVLVNAKQNVTVDAQNLSRSTIHQMLRWGASYIFRQLVEFHRSSSSSGSIFSFKRLVKELFGPLPQEGGSPGTNSSSIVVKVSQTRGTYSSDASLPGELEMQSVDEELPHVFWEKLLNRTTPKWRYLPDASLSQRTRKRVQYFEGSLEETDFDYANVPKKRRTTVLPGTIDAGAQKPVVEDKRIVDIDASAADYIECSEINEIYFSAGASGTSGGVCSQFLPSPKVPTGAARFRKATTSSVPATFICESDEIPVQQELEGEIKESQQSCQTVLPLPSEPPKASSEIPEWAKVLEPVRKLPTNVGARIRECVHKALDKGPPEWAKKILQHCISREVYKGNASGPTKKAVVSVLTRVAYKVSHRKPVVVIKKKKLQNGSQSGNITSQQAEHPRQLPATDKHAELDSHDVVEPLEAILQLPIMSMDKSRSESGRCVSDSRSMGGVPDSINHPRQSAPVTSSRTSQSLLHHDPFLNESARIRKDQVGLVINSAPQPTYNDALQDAMHQQPMIIDTCVGGSVTRVSDFGSLGVIPDCVSHPLPIAPMTSSQTLPQDDPLLHELARLCQEGEQVVKFHEDLKTQIRSDFFREVQETNKKYSKLHLDNDTAFAQTMNTLHTYHNIFLMNEMLAKCFRDKTL; translated from the exons ATGCCTAACCCATTGAGAAAATCTACTTCTAGTTCTAAAAACTCCTCCTCCGCTTCAGAGAAGGGTTCAAGTTGTTTAGACaacaaaaatgaagaagatgacgagaagaagaggaagaagaagaagaaattgagtgCAGCTAAGTACAGAGCAATTTTACTCAAGACCCAAGGAAAGGGGGAGGAGGATGAGAAATCAG atgagaagaagaagaagaagctgataaTACGTTTTAAAGTGGGGAATAATGTATTGACTCAATTTGGGGTTAAGGAGGAGAAAGTAGTAGCTGGTGATTCTAATGAAGTTGAGCAGGGAGGCCTAAATTGCACTATTGGAAGAAGCAAAAGCCCTAATCTTGGTAATGTTTGTGTCATCTGCAAGCTTGGTGGAAGTGGAATCGGAATGCTCTT AGAATGCAGCAGCAAGGGTTGCAAAAAGAACTATCATCTCAAATGTGTTGATTCACCCCTGAAGGATGTGCCACCTGGTGATTGGCATTGTGCCTGTTGTGAGCATTCTTTGCCTGGAGCAGTAGAATCCAATTTGGATGCCTTAGAAACGGAATTGGCAGATTCTGAAGGGGTGGATGCAACTAAAAATAATTTATGCAATAAGAATGATTCTAATGATGGCGTTGAGAAGCTGAAGGAGAAGCCTACACGTGTTGTTACGTCTTCCAAGTTTGTAGAATATTGGGTTCCTGTCAAACTTTCCAATGTTCAGCTTGAGCAGTATTGCAACATCTTACTTTCTAATTCAGCATTGCTTTATTCATGCTCAAAAAAAGATACCGTGGAGGCTCTTCGTGATGTTCTTATTTCTACCAGGAAG TGTTGCGACCATCCGTATTTTGTGAATCCTTCTTTGCAGAAAATTCTCACGAAAGGTCTGTCAGAAGCCGAGTACTTGAAGTTTGGAATAAAAGCAAGTGGCAAACTACAAGTACTTGATAAGATTCTTTCAGTGACAAAAAAACAAGGCTTAAGAGTAGTAATTATTTTTCAG TCAAATGTTGGCTCTAGTGGATTCACTTTGGGGGACGTCTTAGATGATGTTGTGCATCGAAGATGTGGTGTAGATTCCTACGTACGTGTTGATCGTGGATTGATCGTGTCAGATGAGCAATTTACCAAGACGAAGCAAACTGCCATGAACAGGTTCAATAATAAGGATACAGGGAGAATTGTGTTTTTACTAGATCGCCGTGCTTGCCACCCAAGCGTTAAGCTATCATCAGTAGATATTGTAATTCTATATGACAGCGATTTGAACCCGTACAATGATCTAAAAGTTCTGCAGAAGATCTCAATTCACTCACAGCATGAACAGTTGAAACTGTTCCGTTTATATTCAATATGCACCTTGGAAGAAATGGTTCTAGTTAATGCTAAGCAAAATGTGACTGTTGATGCACAGAATTTAAGCCGTTCCACAATTCATCAAATGCTTAGATGGGGTGCTTCGTATATATTCAGACAATTGGTTGAGTTCCATCGTTCCTCTTCATCCTCTGGTTCAATCTTTTCTTTTAAGCGTTTGGTGAAAGAATTATTTGGTCCGCTGCCTCAGGAAGGTGGAAGCCCTGGTACAAACAGTTCCTCGATTGTGGTGAAAGTTAGTCAAACTCGAGGGACATATTCTAGTGATGCTTCTCTACCTGGTGAGCTGGAGATGCAGTCAGTTGACGAAGAGCTCCCTCATGTCTTTTGGGAAAAACTACTGAATAGGACGACACCGAAGTGGAGATACTTACCTGATGCATCCTTATCCCAGAGGACCCGAAAACGAGTTCAATATTTTGAAGGCTCATTAGAAGAGACAGACTTTGACTATGCTAATGTTCCGAAGAAGAGAAGGACGACGGTTCTCCCTGGTACTATTGATGCTGGAGCTCAAAAACCAGTGGTAGAAGATAAAAGGATAGTTGATATTGATGCTTCTGCAGCTGATTATATCGAGTGCTCTGAAATaaatgaaatttatttctctGCAGGAGCATCTGGAACTTCAGGTGGTGTTTGCTCTCAATTTCTTCCAAGCCCTAAAGTTCCAACTGGTGCTGCTCGTTTTCGTAAAGCTACAACCTCTAGCGTACCTGCAACCTTTATATGTGAGTCTGATGAAATACCTGTTCAGCAAGAGTTGGAAGGAGAAATCAAAGAAAGCCAGCAAAGCTGTCAAACGGTTCTTCCACTTCCCTCTGAGCCTCCTAAAGCAAGCAGCGAAATCCCAGAGTGGGCTAAAGTCTTGGAACCTGTAAGAAAGCTACCCACAAATGTCGGAGCCAGGATTAGGGAGTGTGTCCACAAGGCGTTGGATAAAGGTCCCCCGGAATGGGCGAAGAAAATATTGCAGCACTGTATCAGTAGGGAAGTGTATAAGGGCAATGCATCAGGGCCTACAAAG AAAGCTGTTGTATCCGTGCTTACACGTGTGGCTTACAAAGTTTCACACAGGAAACCTGTGGTagtcatcaaaaagaaaaagctaCAGAATGGCTCCCAATCTGGGAATATCACTTCCCAACAAGCTGAACATCCAAGGCAACTACCAGCCACTGATAAGCATGCTGAGTTAGATTCTCATGATGTTGTTGAGCCACTGGAAGCGATTCTTCAACTACCCATTATGTCGATGGACAAATCTCGAAGTGAAAGTGGTAGATGTGTATCAGATTCCAGAAGCATGGGAGGTGTTCCAGATTCCATTAATCATCCTCGGCAAAGTGCTCCTGTTACTTCTTCTAGGACTTCACAGTCTCTGCTCCATCATGACCCTTTTTTAAATGAATCTGCACGAATCCGTAAGGACCAAGTTGGGTTAGTAATTAACTCAGCTCCGCAGCCTACTTACAATGATGCTTTGCAAGACGCAATGCATCAGCAACCAATGATTATAGACACATGTGTAGGTGGAAGTGTTACACGTGTATCAGATTTCGGAAGCTTGGGAGTTATTCCAGACTGCGTTAGTCATCCTTTACCAATTGCTCCTATGACTTCTTCTCAGACTCTTCCGCAGGATGACCCTCTTTTACATGAATTGGCAAGACTTTGCCAAGAAGGAGAGCAAGTTGTGAAATTCCACGAAGATTTG AAAACGCAAATCAGATCTGATTTTTTCAGGGAGGTGCAAGAGACTAATAAAAAATACAGCAAGCTTCATCTTGATAATGATACTGcatttgctcagacgatgaaTACACTTCACACATATCATAACATATTCCTCATGAATGAGATGTTAGCCAAGTGTTTTAGGGACAAAACGCTCTAA